AAAACCTATTGAACTATAAAACTCCTTTTTATCTGTTGTTCCATTTAATGTTGTTACTGAACTGGAAATATTATCTGCTACACTTACTAAATATCCCAACTTTCCATAAACACTATTTCTTTTCTTCAGCTCTAAAAAAAGTTGAGTCTTATTATAAGGTACATTTTGATTACTTGCTAAACTCATAACATAATTTTTATATTTATCACTAGATTTAAAATCATATAGAGTCATAGTTACAACTTCAGCTTTTCTTGCTAAATCATTGTATAACCTTTGGCTATTGCTCTTCTCCTCTAAATTTATATTCTTAACTTCATTATAGGAAGATAAAGTTATAATTATTAATATAAGCATAAGTATCCCTATAATCTTATTTCTTTTTGATTTTTTCCCCAATCTCCTCTTTAATCTATCCTTTAATTTTAATATATCTAACAATTTTATTTCCTTTCTATATAGACATTGTATATTATTTTTAATTATCAAACATATTATATCAATTTTTAGAATTTTTATAAAGGAGTTTTCACATTTTAATCAATACTTATTTCCAAAAAATAAAAAAGTTTATCTGAATGTTTCCACTCAAATAAACTTTTCTCTCTATAGTCCTGTGTCTTCTGTTGTAATTACAAGTGATATTCTTTTGCTGAATTTTCTACCATTTTCAATTATTCCAATGCTTAGTCCATCATTTTTATTTTGTAATTTTTCAGCTCTCATTTTATAATATTTTTCATGCTCTGCAATCTTTTCAAAACCACTATTTAAATCTTTAATTATTTTATTTTCTGATATTAAAATAATTATATTTTCTGCTCCAAATAGTGCTGAACTTGTGTTATAATCTCCTACTACTAGAATTTGTCCATCTTCTGTAATAAGTTCTCCCTCTATTATAGCCATTTCAGCTAGAAGAGATTCTCTTTTAACTTTTTCAGAGTCTTGTCCAAATCTATTATAAAATTTAAACTCTTTTAATTTGCTGATAAATTCATCATTCATAAGTTCCCAAGAATCACCAAGTGCTACTGTCTGTTCCCTATTTAGAAGAGATAATATTTTTTCTTGTGCATCTTTCACAGAAAAAACTCTATGTATAAGATAGCCTTTATCTAAAAGAACTTCACAAAGTCTATCTAACTTTTTCTCTTTATACCATCTTAAATTTTCTTCCATCTTAATCTCCTAATATCCTAAATTATCATTTATTAGTATAACTCTTGTTTTTCCACATGGTCTTTCCCCATTTTTGATTACTGATACAAAATTACACATTCTCATATCAGTACTACAATTTTCACATTTTCCACTGAAATTACAAGGAGTTTTATGATTTAGTCTTTTAGAATTTAAAGGTCCAGCATAGTAAAGTCTTTCATACCCTTCAGTTATATCCTTTACTATTTTATTTACACCAGTGATAACTATAACATTATGAGGTCCATAAGCCATTCCAGCTACACGATTTCCCCCTGAATCTATCTGCATTAGAAACCCATCTTCAGTGATAGCATTTGTTCCTGTTACAAGGAAATCACTTAATAGTGATTCCCTCATAACTTTAACTGTTGCTGGCCAAGTAGGTTGCTTAAATCTTTCAAAGAATTTATATTTTTCGCTTCTAAATTTTTCAAGAAGTCCTGTCATATTTAATGTAACAGATCCTCCCATACTG
This is a stretch of genomic DNA from Fusobacterium varium. It encodes these proteins:
- a CDS encoding LUD domain-containing protein is translated as MEENLRWYKEKKLDRLCEVLLDKGYLIHRVFSVKDAQEKILSLLNREQTVALGDSWELMNDEFISKLKEFKFYNRFGQDSEKVKRESLLAEMAIIEGELITEDGQILVVGDYNTSSALFGAENIIILISENKIIKDLNSGFEKIAEHEKYYKMRAEKLQNKNDGLSIGIIENGRKFSKRISLVITTEDTGL
- a CDS encoding lactate utilization protein, with translation MEKIKALLLKDKVERTVKSLKNNGFEVICVDTVEEAEKITMDLIPEGSSISMGGSVTLNMTGLLEKFRSEKYKFFERFKQPTWPATVKVMRESLLSDFLVTGTNAITEDGFLMQIDSGGNRVAGMAYGPHNVIVITGVNKIVKDITEGYERLYYAGPLNSKRLNHKTPCNFSGKCENCSTDMRMCNFVSVIKNGERPCGKTRVILINDNLGY